From a single Brassica oleracea var. oleracea cultivar TO1000 chromosome C5, BOL, whole genome shotgun sequence genomic region:
- the LOC106344384 gene encoding uncharacterized protein LOC106344384 — protein sequence MDEYNSTLFKIVSKMRLCGETVIEKDLLEMTFSTFHSSNVLLQQQYRKKGFTTYTDLISCLLLIEANNELLMRNSEMRPPGSTPLPEANKAVEEKKEPTKESNHVHHDKPHSYGNGYGRGGHGGWRGCGGRGNYSSHSRGKGNHYNRGSGPSYGRSQLWPWSRHKQWCGMDNHWAKNCRTPRHLCDLNQESQKEKNPEAHLVHHDGKNDFDHDQDDLMDYETSDCLRE from the exons ATGGATGAATATAACTCAACTCTATTCAAAATTGTCTCCAAGATGAGACTTTGTGGTGAGACTGTAATAGAGAAGGATTTGTTGGAAATGACTTTCTCCACATTCCATTCTAGCAACGTGTTGCTGCAACAACAATACAGAAAGAAAGGTTTCACCACGTATACTGATCTGATCTCATGCCTATTATTAATTGAGGCTAATAATGAGTTGCTCATGAGGAACAGTGAGATGAGACCTCCTGGATCAACTCCATTACCTGAAGCCAATAAGGCTGTAGAGGAAAAGAAAGAACCCACCAAAGAAAGTAACCACGTCCATCATGATAAACCACACAGCTATGGAAATGGCTATGGTAGAGGAGGCCATGGTGGATGGAGAGGATGTGGTGGGCGTGGCAATTATAGCTCACACAGCCGTGGGAAAGGGAACCACTATAACCGTGGTAGTGGTCCCAGCTATGGCCGGTCCCAGCTATGGCCGTGGTCGAGGCATAAGCAGTG GTGTGGAATGGATAACCATTGGGCAAAGAATTGTAGGACTCCCAGACATCTTTGTGACCTCAATCAAGAGAGCCAGAAAGAGAAGAATCCAGAAGCCCATTTGGTCCACCATGATGGGAAAAACGATTTTGATCATGACCAGGATGACCTTATGGATTATGAGACTTCAGATTGCCTAAGAGAATGA
- the LOC106293381 gene encoding 21 kDa protein-like has protein sequence MARQIYTSAFLHLATIFFFFRTISAVRFPPGPTTANDLDFIRTSCNATLYPDVCFTSLAGYASAVQYNPARLARLAIGVSISRAKYTTAYLSKLSRASASAAVHDCVSNVGDAMEKMRGSLRQLREMNHRRPGAPTFRFQMSNVQTWMSAALTDEETCTDGITEEMEDGETKTAVCEKVADV, from the coding sequence ATGGCAAGGCAGATTTATACGTCAGCCTTTCTCCACTTAGCCACCATATTCTTCTTTTTCCGGACAATCTCAGCTGTCCGTTTCCCTCCTGGACCAACAACAGCTAACGACCTAGATTTCATCCGTACGAGTTGCAACGCAACGCTCTACCCAGACGTGTGTTTCACGTCGTTAGCTGGCTACGCCTCCGCCGTACAATATAACCCGGCGAGGCTAGCTAGGCTTGCCATCGGAGTTTCCATTTCCCGCGCAAAATACACAACGGCTTATCTCTCAAAACTCTCACGCGCCTCAGCCTCTGCCGCCGTCCACGACTGCGTTTCAAACGTGGGAGACGCCATGGAGAAGATGCGTGGCTCGCTCCGGCAGCTTCGGGAGATGAACCACCGTCGTCCCGGAGCTCCGACGTTTAGGTTCCAGATGAGTAACGTGCAGACGTGGATGAGTGCAGCGTTGACGGACGAGGAGACGTGTACTGATGGGATAACGGAGGAGATGGAAGACGGAGAAACGAAGACCGCCGTTTGCGAGAAAGTCGCCGACGTCTAG
- the LOC106295355 gene encoding putative clathrin assembly protein At1g14910: MGTLQSFRRAYGALKDTTKVGLVRVNSDYADIEVAIVKATNHVECPPKDRHLTKIFIATSATRPRADVAYCIHTLSRRLHKTRNWTVALKALLVLHRLVREGDPTFREELLNFSRKGRFLQLSNFKDDSSTAAWDCSVWVRAYALFLEERLQCFRVLKYDIEAERLPKVSPGQEKGYSKTRDLDGEQLLEQLPALQQLLHRLMGCKPEGAAKHNHIIQYALALVLKESFKVYCAINEGIINLVEKFFEMPRHDAIKALDIYKRAGSQAGNLSHFYEVCKGLEIARNFQFPVLREPPQSFLATMEEYMRDAPQMVDVSDGPLLLTYRPDDELTDEPAHEEHEPSLPSDSTVIPSEETQPPASAETPQNLIDTDDLLGLNNDAPDPLEILDQNALALALVSTDVESSFFDLGQARDSDPSGWELALVTTPSSDISATTERQLAGGLDTLTLNSLYDDVAYRASQQPAYGAPAPNPFEVQDPFAFSNSVSAPSAESNPFGPYQPAYQQQQQQELQVAPGAANPFGDFEDIPVVAVSEPQKTTGFGQFPEPQMTTGFGGNPVFAVSEPQMTTGFGQLPVAAVSEPQVTTGFEEFPVVNVSQPQMTTGFGEPGFGELPVAAVSEPQMTAGFGEFPVFAVSKPQMTTGFGERGFGELPVAAVSEPQMTPGFREFPVATVSEPQMMTSGFGEFPAFAVSEPQKTSGFGDFPVAAVSEPQMMTSGFGEFPAFAVSEPQKTSGLVVPVSEEQKNSGLGEFSVITASEPQKTTGFGEFPANAAGGHQQYNSSSPFGGM; this comes from the exons ATGGGAACGCTTCAGTCATTCCGAAGAGCTTACGGAGCCCTAAAGGACACCACTAAAGTCGGCCTCGTCCGCGTCAACAGCGATTACGCC GATATAGAAGTGGCCATAGTCAAAGCCACTAACCACGTCGAGTGTCCTCCCAAGGATCGCCATCTCACGA AGATCTTCATCGCCACGTCAGCAACTCGGCCTCGAGCAGATGTTGCTTACTGCATTCACACACTCTCTCGTCGATTGCACAAAACCAGAAACTGGACG GTTGCGTTAAAAGCATTGCTTGTTCTACACCGGCTTGTAAGGGAGGGCGATCCCACGTTTAGAGAAGAGTTATTGAACTTTTCCAGGAAAGGACGCTTCTTGCAGCTTTCTAATTTCAAGGATGACTCATCCACAGCGG CATGGGATTGTTCGGTCTGGGTTCGCGCTTATGCTTTGTTTCTTGAGGAACGGCTTCAATGCTTCAGAGTTTTGAAATATGATATCGAGGCTGAGCGTCTTCCAAAAGTTTCCCCGGGGCAGGAGAAG GGGTATAGCAAAACAAGGGATTTAGATGGTGAACAACTCTTGGAACAGTTGCCTGCTTTACAGCAGCTTCTGCATCGGCTCATGGGTTGTAAG CCAGAAGGTGCTGCAAAGCACAATCATATCATACAGTATGCACTCGCTTTG GTATTGAAGGAGAGCTTTAAAGTGTATTGTGCCATCAACGAAGGTATTATCAATCTAGTAGAAAAG TTCTTTGAAATGCCAAGACATGATGCCATCAAGGCCCTTGATATATACAAGCGCGCGGGTTCGCAG GCTGGCAACCTTTCTCATTTCTACGAAGTATGCAAGGGATTAGAAATTGCTAGGAATTTCCAGTTTCCTGTTTTAAGAGAG CCTCCACAATCTTTTCTTGCAACTATGGAGGAGTATATGAGAGACGCACCTCAAATGGTTGACGTCTCAGATGGGCCACTG CTTCTGACGTATAGGCCGGATGATGAACTTACTGATGAACCTGCGCATGAAGAACATGAACCATCATTGCCTTCAGATAGTACTGTTATTCCCTCTGAGGAGACCCAACCTCCTGCTTCAGCAGAAACTCCACAGAATTTAATTGATACAGATGATCTATTG GGTCTAAACAACGATGCACCTGATCCATTAGAAATCCTGGATCAAAATGCGCTTGCTTTGGCATTAGTTTCTACTGATG TTGAGTCTTCGTTCTTTGATTTGGGTCAAGCAAGAGATTCGGATCCGTCAGGATGGGAGCTTGCCTTGGTTACAACACCTAGCAGTGATATATCCGCAACCACAGAGAGGCAATTG GCGGGTGGCTTAGACACGCTCACCCTGAACAGCCTATATGACGATGTAGCCTACAGAGCATCCCAACAGCCTGCTTACGGGGCGCCAGCTCCCAATCCTTTTGAGGTTCAAGACCCGTTTGCATTTTCTAACAGCGTTTCGGCCCCTTCAGCCGAAAGCAACCCATTCGGCCCCTACCAGCCAGCCTATCAGCAACAACAGCAGCAAGAGCTTCAGGTTGCACCAGGCGCTGCAAATCCTTTTGGTGACTTTGAAGATATTCCAGTAGTTGCGGTTTCAGAACCGCAAAAGACCACCGGTTTTGGGCAATTTCCAGAACCACAGATGACCACCGGTTTTGGGGGAAATCCAGTATTCGCTGTTTCAGAACCACAAATGACCACCGGTTTTGGGCAATTACCGGTAGCTGCGGTTTCAGAACCACAAGTGACCACCGGTTTCGAGGAATTTCCAGTAGTCAATGTTTCACAACCACAAATGACCACCGGTTTTGGGGAACCCGGTTTTGGGGAACTTCCAGTAGCCGCGGTTTCAGAACCACAAATGACCGCCGGTTTTGGGGAATTTCCGGTATTCGCTGTTTCAAAACCACAAATGACCACCGGTTTTGGGGAACGCGGTTTTGGGGAACTTCCAGTAGCCGCGGTTTCAGAACCACAAATGACCCCCGGTTTTAGGGAATTTCCAGTAGCAACGGTTTCAGAACCGCAGATGATGACATCCGGTTTTGGGGAATTTCCAGCATTCGCTGTTTCAGAACCGCAAAAGACATCTGGTTTTGGGGATTTCCCAGTAGCTGCGGTTTCAGAACCGCAAATGATGACATCCGGTTTTGGGGAATTTCCAGCATTCGCGGTATCAGAACCGCAAAAGACATCCGGTCTAGTAGTCCCAGTTTCAGAAGAGCAAAAGAACTCCGGTTTGGGGGAATTCTCAGTAATCACGGCTTCAGAGCCGCAAAAGACCACTGGTTTTGGGGAATTTCCAGCTAATGCAGCAGGTGGTCATCAGCAATATAACAGCAGCAGCCCTTTTGGTGGCATGTGA
- the LOC106344385 gene encoding glutathione S-transferase T3-like, with the protein MIGGVHSLEQNIKDRQSRGVHSVEQNSQGTEDSNFGEDTQASRKERRTWTPTDDVVLISSWLNTSKDAVVGNEQKFLAFWKDLLRTTMLVLSLLAVKRERHLTFCGAYEATTREKSSGQNENDVLKLAHGIFFTNHKKKFTLEHAWKELRNHQKWCELSTGKNDGSSRKRKCGDISHSASSKATEADYADDDEVTNRPMGVKAAKARSKKTMVDGKELSEFQTMWSIKKQDLALKERMSKMKVLDSLIAKQGPLADYEEALKKKLIHELMSN; encoded by the exons ATGAT AGGAGGAGTGCATTCGTTGGAGCAAAACATAAAGGATCGTCAAAGCAGAGGAGTGCATTCAGTGGAGCAAAACAG TCAAGGCACCGAGGATTCAAACTTTGGTGAAGACACTCAAGCCAGTCGTAAAGAAAGAAGGACGTGGACTCCAACAGACGATGTTGTGCTCATCAGCTCGTGGTTAAACACGAGCAAAGATGCAGTAGTAGGAAATGAGCAAAAGTTTCTTGCATTCTGGAAAGATTTGTTGCGTACTACAATGCTAGTCCTAAGCTTGCTGGCTGTGAAAAGAGAGAGGCATCTCACT TTTTGTGGAGCATATGAAGCTACGACCAGAGAGAAAAGCAGTGGTCAAAACGAGAATGATGTTCTCAAACTAGCCCATGGAATCTTCTTCACCAACCATAAAAAAAAGTTTACCCTTGAGCATGCTTGGAAAGAGTTGCGTAATCACCAGAAGTGGTGTGAGCTATCTACGGGTAAAAATGATGGAAGCTCCAGAAAGAGGAAGTGTGGGGATATTTCACATTCAGCAAGCTCTAAAGCAACTGAAGCAGATTATGCTGACGATGATGAAGTAACAAATCGTCCCATGGGTGTTAAGGCAGCAAAGGCTCGTTCTAAGAAGACAATGGTTGATGGGAAGGAGCTGTCTGAGTTTCAGACAATGTGGAGCATCAAGAAGCAAGATTTGGCTTTGAAAGAAAGGATGTCTAAGATGAAGGTACTTGACAGTCTCATTGCTAAACAAGGACCACTAGCGGATTATGAAGAAGCTTTGAAGAAGAAACTCATCCATGAATTGATGTCTAACTAG
- the LOC106344386 gene encoding MLP-like protein 328 yields the protein MAISGTYVAEVPLKGSVEKHYKRWKSGNHIFSDAIGHHIQGVAIHDGDWDSHGSIRSWNITCDGKPEVFKEKREVDDEKMTLTLRGLDQGHVVEKYNI from the exons ATGGCGATATCAGGAACATACGTAGCAGAGGTGCCACTCAAAGGGTCGGTGGAGAAACACTACAAAAGGTGGAAGAGCGGAAATCACATTTTCTCGGACGCCATCGGCCACCATATCCAAGGTGTGGCCATACACGACGGCGACTGGGACTCCCACGGCTCCATCAGATCCTGGAACATCACATGCG ATGGGAAGCCTGAAGTCTTCAAGGAGAAGAGAGAGGTAGACGACGAGAAGATGACATTGACGTTGAGAGGACTAGATCAGGGTCATGTGGTGGAGAAGTACAATATATGA